The following proteins are encoded in a genomic region of Danio rerio strain Tuebingen ecotype United States chromosome 16, GRCz12tu, whole genome shotgun sequence:
- the LOC141378189 gene encoding uncharacterized protein, translating to MDPAVFLVRLRQGNQSLENHIQCYLEIANTTDLPNCMLIDFFIYGLNEPLKSTLSSVRSRGTFSEFLDYALRTVDSSFTVGEVEETPKYFLGRGSVQQDQIPPGLAAHSITTLPAQKMAASSPSAHKMADSSLPAHKMADSSPPAHNVVTTSLPAHNVVSANLPPAHKMVSCSLSVPALVPILVPEVPSTESPEWSPLPELPELPDPPELPDPLVLPELPDLPELLDTPVLPDPPVLPDLPDPPELPDLPELPDPPVLPDPPVLPDPPVLPDPPVLPDRPVLPDRPVLPDRPVLPDSPVLPDPPVLPDPPVLPDRPVLPDRPVLPDPPVLPDPLVLPDRPVLPDPLEQPESTPQPESTPQPESTPQPESTPPPELLEWSPPEFPEWPPPKPPEWPPPPELLEWSPPEFPEWPPPKPPEWPPPPELLEWSPPEFPDWPPPKPPKWPPLAELPEWPLPPKLPQWSQLHAPGPPQLYSPGLPQLHAPGPPQLHSPGLPQLHAPGPPLSNDPGP from the coding sequence ATGGATCCAGCAGTGTTTTTGGTCCGTCTACGCCAAGGTAATCAATCCCTCGAGAACCACATCCAGTGTTATTTGGAGATCGCTAACACCACTGATTTACCAAACTGTATGCtcattgacttttttatttatggGCTTAATGAGCCGCTAAAGAGCACACTTTCAAGTGTTCGTTCTCGAGGGACTTTCTCTGAATTTTTGGACTATGCTCTACGCACTGTGGACTCGTCCTTCACCGTAGGTGAGGTGGAGGAAACTCCTAAATATTTTTTGGGGAGGGGCAGTGTACAGCAAGACCAGATACCACCGGGGCTTGCTGCTCattccatcaccacactcccagCTCAGAAAATGGCCGCATCTAGTCcttcagctcacaagatggccgactccagtcttccagctcacaagatggccgactccagtcctccagctcacaatgtggtcacaaccagccttccagctcacaatgtggtaagcgccaatctgccaccagctcacaagatggtttCCTGTTCCTTGTCCGTTCCTGCCTTAGTTCCTATTCTAGTTCCTGAAGTGCCATCAACTGAGTCCCCAGAATGGTCACCACTACCGGAGTTACCAGaactgccagatcctccagagctgccagaccctctagtgctgccagagctgccagaccttCCAGAGCTGCTAGAcactccagtgctgccagaccctccagtgctgccagacctgccagaccctccagagctgccagaccttccagagctgccagaccctccagtgctgccagaccctccagtgctgccagaccctccagtgctgccagatcctccagtgctgccagaccgtccagtgctgccagaccgtccagtgctgccagaccgtccagtgctgccagactctccagtgctgccagaccctcctgtgctgccagatcctccagtgctgccagaccgtccagtgctgccagaccgtccagtgctgccagaccctccagtgctgccagatcctctagtgctgccagaccgtccagtactgccagatcctctagagcagccagagtctacgccgcagccagagtctacACCGCAGCCAGAGTCTACGCCGCAACCAGAGTCGACTCCGCCTCCTGAGCTTCTTGAATGGTCGCCGCCTGAgtttcctgaatggccgccgcccaagcctcctgaatggccgccgcctcctgagcttcttGAATGGTCGCCACCTGAgtttcctgaatggccgccgcccaagcctcctgaatggccgccgcctcctgagcttcttGAATGGTCGCCACCTGAGTTTCCTGATTGGCCGCCGCCCAAGCCTCCTAAATGGCCGCCGTTGGCTgaacttcctgaatggccgctgccacctaagcttcctcaatggtctcagctccacgctccaggccctccgcaactctactctccgggtcttccgcagctccacgctccaggccctccgcaactccactctccgggtcttccgcagctccacgctccaggtccTCCATTGTCAAACGATCCAGGACCATGA